The nucleotide window TGATAATCCGTATCAACTATTGGTAGCCGTAATTTTGTCGGCTCAATGTACCGACAAAAGAGTAAATCTTACGACCCCTTTTATATTTGAAAAGTATCCCGACATCGCGAGTTTGAGCAAGGCAACCGCCGAAGATGTATTCCCATTGATCAGGAGTATTTCTTATCCCAATAACAAGAGTAAGCATCTGGTAGGGATGGCACAAAAAGTAGAGAGTGACTTTAACGGGGAGATACCGATGACGGTTGACGAACTCGTTACGTTACCGGGGGTAGGGCGTAAAACGGCTAACGTAATTACGTCTGTAGTAGAGAAGCAGCCGAATATGGCTGTAGACACCCATGTGTTTCGGGTGAGTAAGAGAATAGGTCTTGTATCGCAAAAAGCTTCAACACCATTGGCAGTTGAAAAAGAGCTGGTTAAAAATATTGATGCTTCGCTTATTCATAAAGCCCATCACTGGTTGATCCTGCATGGCCGGTATACCTGTATCGCCAGAAATCCTAGATGCCGGGAATGTGGTTTGCAGCAGGCCTGTTTATGGTTTCAGAA belongs to Niabella yanshanensis and includes:
- the nth gene encoding endonuclease III translates to MTKKERYQFVVDYFSVHMPEPETELVYDNPYQLLVAVILSAQCTDKRVNLTTPFIFEKYPDIASLSKATAEDVFPLIRSISYPNNKSKHLVGMAQKVESDFNGEIPMTVDELVTLPGVGRKTANVITSVVEKQPNMAVDTHVFRVSKRIGLVSQKASTPLAVEKELVKNIDASLIHKAHHWLILHGRYTCIARNPRCRECGLQQACLWFQKNSLN